One Cryobacterium roopkundense genomic region harbors:
- a CDS encoding 4-(cytidine 5'-diphospho)-2-C-methyl-D-erythritol kinase produces MTTTAGTQVVHARAPGKINVFLKVGAVMEDGYHDLATAFQAVSLSEEVRAYPATDFSVEFTGSIDTSGLATGGSNLAIKAARALARQAGYRGGVHLEIEKNVPIAGGMGGGSADAAATLLACDALWGTNATKEELLAIGAQLGADVPFAFTGGTAIGTGRGDQLSPALAKGKFQWVLALAEFGMSTPAVYQELDRHRDRHAQDIFPAEVQPTVDAKVLLALRAGDPHMLADVLHNDLQAPALHLAPGLGSVIQLGEENGALAGIISGSGPTVAFLVADADSALELQVALSASRLRVVRATGPVHGARLIND; encoded by the coding sequence ATGACGACGACGGCCGGCACCCAGGTTGTGCACGCACGAGCGCCGGGCAAGATCAACGTCTTTCTCAAGGTCGGCGCCGTGATGGAAGACGGCTACCACGACCTCGCCACGGCCTTCCAGGCCGTGTCGCTGAGCGAAGAAGTGCGCGCCTACCCCGCAACGGACTTTTCGGTTGAATTCACCGGTTCCATCGACACCTCCGGCCTCGCGACCGGCGGCAGCAACCTCGCCATCAAGGCGGCCCGTGCCCTCGCTCGGCAGGCGGGCTATCGCGGGGGAGTGCACCTCGAGATCGAGAAGAACGTTCCGATCGCCGGCGGAATGGGCGGCGGCTCTGCGGATGCCGCGGCCACGCTCCTTGCGTGCGACGCCCTCTGGGGCACGAACGCCACAAAGGAGGAACTGCTCGCCATCGGCGCGCAACTCGGTGCAGACGTACCGTTCGCCTTCACGGGCGGCACGGCCATCGGCACCGGCCGCGGCGACCAGCTGAGCCCCGCCCTCGCGAAGGGCAAGTTTCAGTGGGTGCTCGCCCTCGCGGAATTCGGCATGTCGACCCCCGCGGTATACCAGGAACTCGACCGCCACCGTGATCGTCACGCCCAGGACATCTTTCCCGCCGAGGTGCAGCCCACAGTCGATGCGAAGGTGCTGCTCGCGCTGCGCGCGGGCGACCCGCACATGCTCGCCGACGTGTTGCACAACGATCTGCAGGCTCCGGCGCTGCACCTGGCCCCCGGCCTCGGTTCGGTCATCCAGCTCGGTGAGGAGAACGGCGCCCTGGCCGGCATCATTTCGGGCTCAGGGCCCACGGTTGCATTCCTCGTAGCTGATGCCGACAGCGCGCTCGAGCTGCAGGTCGCGCTCTCCGCGTCTCGCCTCCGGGTCGTGCGGGCAACAGGTCCCGTGCACGGCGCTCGCCTCATCAACGACTGA